In Leptolyngbya sp. SIO1E4, one DNA window encodes the following:
- a CDS encoding DUF4058 family protein: MPFPFPGMNPYLENPDLWPEVHHLLISLLAETLNPQLLPTYRVAIEKRVYQITGEDAVLIGIPDATVGVAKTSVQAETPVAIASPPPHPITVTLPIPVEIKEAYLEVREVATQEVVTVIEVLSPANKRSGRGREVYLQKRDVVLASRTHLVEIDLLRSGSPMPMTGTELQHDYQIMVSRQQRRPWADLYPFTVRDPMPAFGLPLKPPHADIEIQLDLLLQTVVERAGLEVVLNYGRDPVPTMTEADASWLNELLKQTGHRK; the protein is encoded by the coding sequence ATGCCGTTTCCCTTCCCCGGAATGAACCCATACCTGGAAAACCCTGATCTGTGGCCAGAGGTGCATCATTTGCTCATCAGCCTGCTGGCAGAAACCTTGAATCCGCAGTTGTTGCCGACTTATCGCGTCGCCATTGAAAAACGGGTTTATCAGATTACCGGGGAAGATGCTGTCCTGATTGGCATTCCAGACGCCACTGTGGGGGTAGCCAAAACCTCAGTTCAGGCTGAAACACCTGTCGCGATCGCATCGCCCCCACCTCATCCCATCACAGTAACGCTACCAATTCCTGTAGAAATTAAAGAAGCGTACTTAGAAGTGCGCGAGGTTGCGACCCAGGAAGTGGTCACCGTGATTGAAGTCTTATCTCCTGCCAATAAGCGATCGGGACGCGGGCGTGAGGTCTACCTACAGAAGCGAGATGTTGTGCTGGCGAGCCGAACGCACTTGGTCGAAATTGACTTACTTCGCAGTGGGAGCCCCATGCCAATGACAGGGACAGAGCTGCAGCATGACTACCAGATTATGGTGAGTCGTCAACAGCGTCGTCCTTGGGCTGACCTCTATCCCTTTACAGTGCGTGATCCGATGCCTGCTTTTGGATTACCGTTGAAACCGCCTCACGCTGACATTGAGATTCAGCTAGATCTACTTTTGCAAACGGTGGTTGAACGGGCTGGTTTAGAAGTTGTGCTGAATTATGGTCGTGACCCCGTACCTACAATGACCGAAGCAGATGCTAGTTGGCTGAATGAACTGCTGAAGCAAACTGGACATCGCAAATAG
- a CDS encoding GNAT family N-acetyltransferase → MKHPMSSKHLRIRRFEQGDIEDFVSFMTDPDSTRFLTFGEAQKNREGATALLEATIESYKTETPLMAFAVEDQTTGQFVGFCGLTPREADAVEIMYAVMPSARGQGYATEVATTLAQYAVRQLGYRRVFAPIAPEHEISKTVAIKAGFIDHGLHQNSDVAKKVHLFIFEQAQPTPPYCT, encoded by the coding sequence ATGAAGCATCCAATGAGTTCAAAGCACCTACGCATTCGCCGGTTTGAGCAAGGCGATATCGAAGATTTTGTCAGCTTCATGACAGACCCTGACTCTACCCGGTTTCTAACTTTCGGCGAAGCGCAGAAAAACCGAGAAGGAGCCACAGCCCTGCTTGAAGCAACCATCGAGTCTTACAAAACTGAAACCCCACTGATGGCATTTGCTGTAGAAGACCAAACAACCGGCCAATTTGTCGGGTTTTGCGGGCTCACCCCACGGGAGGCAGACGCTGTAGAAATCATGTATGCAGTGATGCCCAGTGCCCGAGGTCAAGGATATGCCACCGAAGTTGCCACGACCTTGGCGCAGTATGCCGTTCGTCAGCTGGGTTATCGGCGCGTGTTCGCGCCCATCGCGCCCGAACACGAGATTTCAAAGACTGTAGCGATAAAGGCGGGATTCATCGATCACGGGCTCCACCAAAACTCAGATGTTGCCAAGAAGGTACATCTATTCATCTTTGAGCAGGCACAGCCCACGCCACCCTATTGCACCTGA
- a CDS encoding TIR domain-containing protein — protein MSVFQDAFISYGRADSKAFASQLNQRLMAAGLTVWFDFDDIPLATDFQERIDDGIEKAHHFLYVISPSSVNSPYCGKELELALRYGKRIIPLMHVEAITHTTWQQRHPNGTEADWRAFQAAGKHRSFDNLNDAVSKLNWVFFREGDDFEQSLSSLLALFEQQQDYVQHHTQLLTEALSWERHHRQTRYLLVGSDRQNAETWLRTRFVDEAPPCTPTPLHCEFITESIKNAHNLMTQVFLCHAASDLDSAEQIRQSLIRQGITVWNYRTDIQTSQNYSSAIVQGIEEADNILFLLSPDSARSPYCQHELEQALTLHKRLIPVLAVPIDPEQVPVSLRSLQYVDLTDNLQASDYQADESRLLKLLNSDAAYYTEHKTWLAQALKWQSQQHNPTMLLRGYNLRRAENWLKVARTHRHPPTELHEQFITASLRQPPDASLDVFISYSRVDSDFARRLNEALQIQGKRTWFDQESIATGADFQQEIYRGIESSDVFLFVLSPQSINSPYCADEVEYAEGLNKRIVTVLHRPIDTDDLHPVLAKLQWLDFRDHDGDFQVNFQNLLRTLDTDRAHLETHTRLLGRALEWDRGSRDESLLLRGQNLDAAEQWLRENAAVEPQPTSLQQEYVRAGRARQDAQAAADRKLRRGAWIGGVAAAAGILLAVGAGWFASNAQNDAAAAAADKEQADTLRQEAEQRLAEANLQVDEANKQVEGAEKRREDAEKIQQQAETAAEAAEQKAQTAASRAQEADRQAQAAAVAQAEAEAQAQAADQKASAAEDQQRQAEAATADAEAATAEAEKERQLAQTGTRLEQAGVSALNRSQVDQIGALLTAIEAGRKLETLAAEEAFETVSDYPVTSPILALQQIHADVIQSPNDLLAHELAIAHASFSPDGRQVMTASEDGTLRLWDVETGDSTPLVGHADRVLQASFSPDGTQVMTASGDGTVLLWDAQTGKPTPLVGHESGINHTSSSSDGTQVMTASWDGTVRVWDIETGDSTPLVGHESWISHASFSPDGTQIVTASDGTVRVWDIETGDSTLVGHESWISHASFSPDGTQVVTASEDGDGTARIWDLQTGTSMPLIGHELTIYSFSFSPDGTQIVTASYDGTVRVWDIETGDSTTLIDPDGIGITQASFSPDGAQLVTTLWNGTVLLWDIETGNSMPLIGHESEVYSFSFSPDGTQIVTGSQDRTVRVWDIETGESTTLVGHDDVVTHASFSPDGSQVLTTSKDGMARLWDIQIRDPISSVGYESAVIRANFSPDGTQLVTALEDGTMQLLNLQTGTSTPLAGHESWVNHASFSPDGRQVVFASADGTARIWDLQTGTLTPFVGHEDRVNHASFSPDGRQVVIVSEARTVHIWDVQTGAITPLVGHSFRSDYASFSPDGTQVVTASADWTARIWDLQTDTSTPLEGHEAKVNYASFSPDGRQVVTASWDETARVWDLQTGTSMHLEGHEDRVFHASFSPDGGQVVTASEDRTARIWDLQTGTSMPLKGHEDWVYYASFSPNGRQVVTASDDGTARVWDLQGRQLAIFSGVPAALSPDGQQVATVQDGRIQVHDMHTLSELLDWGCEWLHYYMEYGPATDSERAACNLPPRQEAADASEDAASVNPLENPLKWAASLVQGFWLQRS, from the coding sequence ATGTCTGTTTTTCAGGATGCGTTTATTTCCTACGGACGGGCAGATAGCAAGGCATTTGCCAGCCAATTGAACCAGCGCTTGATGGCGGCTGGTCTCACCGTTTGGTTTGATTTTGATGACATTCCTTTAGCCACTGACTTTCAAGAGCGCATCGACGACGGCATTGAGAAAGCTCACCATTTTCTCTACGTTATTTCGCCCTCGTCGGTAAACTCTCCCTACTGTGGTAAAGAGCTGGAGCTGGCCCTGCGCTATGGCAAGCGGATTATTCCCCTCATGCACGTGGAAGCGATTACCCACACCACCTGGCAACAGCGCCACCCCAATGGCACCGAAGCCGACTGGCGGGCTTTTCAGGCTGCTGGCAAGCATCGTAGTTTTGATAACCTGAACGATGCGGTTAGCAAGCTCAACTGGGTCTTTTTTCGAGAAGGGGATGATTTTGAGCAGTCTCTGAGTAGCCTACTGGCCCTGTTTGAGCAGCAGCAGGACTATGTGCAACACCATACGCAGCTGCTAACAGAGGCACTGAGTTGGGAACGTCACCATCGGCAAACGCGCTATCTCTTGGTGGGGAGCGATCGCCAAAACGCTGAGACGTGGCTGCGAACCCGCTTTGTAGATGAAGCGCCCCCCTGCACGCCGACGCCGCTGCATTGTGAGTTCATCACGGAAAGCATTAAAAACGCACACAACCTGATGACGCAGGTATTTTTATGCCATGCTGCCTCCGATCTCGACAGTGCCGAGCAAATTCGTCAATCTCTGATCCGCCAGGGCATTACCGTTTGGAACTACCGCACCGATATCCAGACTAGCCAGAACTACAGCAGTGCCATTGTTCAGGGCATTGAAGAAGCCGACAATATCCTCTTTCTGCTGTCGCCCGATTCGGCCCGGTCACCCTACTGCCAGCATGAGCTGGAACAAGCCCTGACGCTACACAAGCGCTTGATTCCGGTACTGGCAGTTCCGATTGACCCAGAACAGGTTCCAGTCAGCTTGCGATCTCTTCAGTACGTGGACCTCACTGATAACCTGCAGGCCAGCGACTACCAAGCCGACGAAAGCCGGTTGCTGAAGCTACTGAACAGCGATGCTGCTTACTACACCGAGCATAAAACCTGGCTCGCCCAAGCCCTGAAGTGGCAAAGCCAACAGCACAATCCCACGATGCTGCTGCGGGGCTACAACCTGCGCCGGGCGGAAAACTGGCTCAAGGTCGCCCGTACGCATCGCCATCCCCCCACTGAGCTGCATGAACAGTTCATCACCGCCAGCCTGCGACAGCCCCCCGATGCTTCACTGGATGTCTTCATTTCCTACTCGCGGGTGGATTCTGACTTTGCCCGCAGGCTGAATGAGGCCCTGCAAATTCAGGGCAAACGCACCTGGTTTGACCAGGAAAGCATCGCCACTGGAGCCGATTTTCAGCAGGAAATCTATCGAGGGATTGAAAGCTCCGATGTGTTCTTGTTTGTGCTGTCGCCTCAATCCATCAATTCGCCCTACTGTGCCGATGAGGTGGAGTATGCCGAGGGCCTGAATAAGCGCATAGTGACGGTGCTCCACCGCCCCATTGATACCGACGATTTGCACCCGGTGCTAGCCAAACTGCAGTGGCTGGATTTTCGTGACCATGACGGTGATTTTCAGGTCAATTTTCAAAACCTGCTGCGCACCCTGGATACAGATCGGGCGCATTTAGAGACCCATACGCGGCTGCTGGGGCGGGCGTTGGAGTGGGACCGGGGGAGCCGCGATGAGAGTTTGCTGCTGCGGGGGCAAAATCTGGATGCGGCGGAGCAGTGGTTGAGAGAAAATGCAGCAGTGGAGCCGCAACCGACGAGCTTACAGCAAGAGTACGTTCGGGCAGGCAGAGCCCGGCAAGACGCTCAAGCCGCTGCGGATAGGAAACTCCGACGGGGGGCCTGGATTGGGGGGGTAGCTGCTGCTGCTGGTATCTTGCTGGCGGTAGGGGCCGGTTGGTTTGCCTCAAACGCCCAGAACGATGCTGCAGCTGCAGCTGCCGATAAGGAGCAAGCCGACACCTTAAGACAGGAGGCTGAACAGCGTCTAGCAGAGGCCAATCTGCAGGTTGACGAAGCTAACAAGCAGGTAGAAGGCGCAGAGAAACGGAGAGAAGACGCAGAGAAAATTCAGCAGCAGGCTGAGACTGCGGCTGAAGCAGCCGAGCAAAAGGCACAGACGGCGGCAAGTCGCGCCCAGGAAGCGGACCGCCAAGCCCAAGCAGCTGCAGTTGCTCAAGCGGAAGCCGAAGCGCAAGCTCAGGCCGCTGACCAAAAAGCAAGCGCCGCTGAAGACCAGCAGCGCCAGGCTGAGGCTGCTACTGCGGACGCCGAGGCCGCAACCGCCGAGGCCGAAAAAGAGCGACAGCTGGCCCAGACGGGTACCCGTCTAGAGCAGGCAGGTGTTAGTGCACTTAACCGCTCACAGGTTGACCAAATTGGAGCGTTACTCACCGCAATTGAAGCTGGACGGAAGCTGGAAACGCTTGCAGCCGAAGAAGCCTTTGAAACGGTTTCGGATTATCCAGTGACTAGCCCGATCCTAGCGTTGCAGCAGATACACGCAGATGTCATCCAATCTCCTAACGACTTACTGGCCCATGAGTTAGCGATCGCTCATGCTAGTTTTAGTCCTGATGGGAGGCAGGTAATGACGGCGTCAGAGGATGGGACTTTACGGCTCTGGGACGTAGAGACTGGGGACTCAACACCCTTAGTAGGCCATGCAGACAGGGTTCTTCAAGCCAGTTTTAGTCCCGATGGTACACAGGTAATGACGGCGTCAGGGGATGGAACGGTGTTGCTCTGGGACGCACAGACCGGGAAGCCAACGCCCTTAGTGGGCCATGAATCTGGTATCAATCACACCAGTTCTAGTTCCGATGGCACGCAGGTAATGACCGCTTCATGGGACGGGACGGTGCGAGTCTGGGATATAGAGACCGGGGACTCAACACCCTTAGTAGGCCATGAATCTTGGATCAGTCACGCTAGTTTTAGTCCGGATGGCACACAGATAGTGACTGCTTCAGACGGGACGGTGCGAGTCTGGGATATAGAGACCGGGGACTCAACACTAGTAGGCCATGAATCTTGGATCAGTCACGCTAGTTTTAGTCCGGATGGCACGCAGGTAGTGACTGCTTCAGAGGATGGTGATGGTACGGCGCGCATCTGGGATCTCCAGACGGGCACCTCAATGCCCTTAATAGGCCACGAATTAACAATATATTCTTTCAGCTTTAGTCCAGATGGGACACAGATAGTGACCGCTTCATATGACGGTACGGTGCGAGTCTGGGATATAGAGACCGGGGATTCAACAACCTTAATTGACCCCGATGGGATCGGGATCACTCAAGCCAGTTTTAGTCCAGATGGGGCGCAGTTAGTGACCACTTTATGGAATGGTACAGTGTTGCTCTGGGATATAGAGACTGGGAACTCAATGCCCTTAATAGGCCACGAATCAGAAGTATATTCTTTCAGCTTTAGTCCAGATGGGACACAGATAGTAACCGGTTCACAGGATAGGACGGTGCGAGTCTGGGACATAGAAACCGGGGAATCAACAACCTTAGTAGGCCATGATGATGTGGTCACCCACGCCAGTTTTAGTCCAGATGGGTCACAGGTGTTAACCACGTCAAAGGACGGCATGGCAAGGCTTTGGGATATACAGATCAGGGACCCAATATCTTCAGTAGGCTACGAATCAGCAGTCATTCGCGCCAATTTTAGTCCTGATGGGACACAGTTGGTGACTGCTTTAGAAGACGGAACGATGCAGCTTTTGAACCTCCAAACAGGGACCTCAACGCCCTTAGCAGGTCATGAATCTTGGGTCAATCACGCTAGTTTCAGTCCGGATGGGAGGCAGGTGGTGTTCGCTTCAGCAGACGGAACGGCGCGCATCTGGGACCTCCAAACAGGGACCTTAACACCCTTCGTAGGCCATGAAGATAGAGTCAATCACGCCAGTTTCAGTCCGGATGGGAGGCAGGTAGTGATCGTTTCAGAAGCCAGGACGGTGCACATATGGGATGTCCAGACGGGTGCCATAACGCCCTTAGTAGGCCATTCATTTAGATCCGATTATGCCAGCTTCAGTCCAGATGGCACGCAGGTAGTGACCGCTTCAGCAGACTGGACGGCGCGCATCTGGGACCTCCAGACAGATACCTCCACACCCTTAGAAGGCCATGAAGCCAAGGTCAATTACGCTAGTTTCAGTCCGGATGGGCGACAGGTGGTGACCGCTTCATGGGACGAGACGGCGCGCGTCTGGGATCTCCAGACGGGCACCTCAATGCATTTAGAAGGCCATGAAGATAGAGTCTTTCACGCCAGTTTCAGTCCGGATGGGGGACAGGTGGTGACCGCTTCAGAAGACAGGACGGCGCGCATCTGGGATCTCCAGACGGGTACCTCAATGCCCTTAAAAGGCCACGAAGATTGGGTCTATTACGCCAGTTTCAGTCCGAATGGGAGGCAGGTAGTGACCGCTTCAGACGACGGTACCGCACGGGTCTGGGACCTCCAGGGGCGGCAGCTAGCGATTTTTAGTGGTGTTCCTGCTGCCCTTAGCCCCGATGGTCAGCAAGTGGCCACGGTGCAAGATGGCCGCATCCAGGTCCACGATATGCATACGCTGTCAGAGCTGCTGGACTGGGGCTGCGAGTGGCTCCACTACTACATGGAGTACGGCCCCGCCACGGATAGCGAGCGAGCCGCCTGCAATCTGCCACCCCGCCAAGAGGCCGCAGACGCCAGCGAGGATGCTGCTTCGGTCAATCCGCTTGAGAACCCTTTGAAGTGGGCTGCTAGTTTGGTGCAGGGTTTCTGGCTACAGCGGAGTTAA
- a CDS encoding efflux RND transporter permease subunit, which translates to MFNLFYRNRQLLILTLTLIVVWGLSALFTLPRMEDPQITQRAAQVVTFLPGATPERVESLVTEPLEDELFELEEIDSLESTSGTGISIIWVELKESIRDVDPVWSKVRSKIDDAVPVLPPEASDPEYRESLPTASALIVGLTWELPGEPNYLILGRLAEGLEDTLRSLPGTDKVERFGNPDEEIRVEIAASELARLGLTAQELSQQIAASDAKVSAGQLQGDRNEFLLEVNSALDSLERIRDIPIQIGQDGATMRLGNVAQISQGVQEPATDLAYVNGYPAVVVSATSEIDYRVDTWAQDAHAALDEFEANLSDGLGLHTVLDQSQYVQQRLNGVIGNLIFSSLLVISVSLLMLGGKAALLVGSALPLTTLMVFGWMKGLGVPLHQMSVTGIIIALGLLIDNAIVVVDEVQGRLRSGLSPAEAVGTTVHHLFIPLLASTLTTVLAFVPIATSPGGTGEFIGTIGLTVILALISSLSISLTVTAALVGRLHYWQPLRLQADWWLYGISNATLATGYRWTLRQIFRRPWLGIGLALILPVTGFAVFGTLEQQFFPPTNRDQFQIEVQLPNQTAIAETESVILAARDRIRQNPRVEDVQWFLGESAPSFFYNVIGGQEDAPYYAQGIVQLKGTDGLRDIQALQTDLDAAFPEAQTLVKQLEQGPPFDAPIELRIYGSDMAQLRELGNQLRYELSEIDEVTHTSASLTEALPKLALQVDEAQARRTGLDNQAIAQQLQSTLDGSVGGSILDETETMPVRVRVPDAQRGDLNQVSSLDLVTLGSGETVPLTALAEVRLEPEIATISRRNGQRINTVQGFLTAGSLPDTALTQFQQQLAEKDWQLPPGYRLEYGGEADARGDAVGNLLSTVGVLAILMTATLVLSFNSFGLAALIGSVALLAVGLAALALKVFGSLFGFTAILGTLGLIGLAINDSIVVLAALRENPDACQGDSQATEQVVMKATRHVIATTLTTITGFIPLMLDRTGFWPPLAIAIAGGLGGATVLALYYIPAAHILISRRGKARSTQPPPNLPISPSSDLASLSS; encoded by the coding sequence ATGTTCAACCTCTTTTACCGTAATCGACAGCTATTGATTCTTACGCTGACTCTGATTGTCGTGTGGGGATTATCGGCCCTCTTCACGTTGCCACGCATGGAAGATCCGCAAATTACCCAGCGTGCGGCCCAGGTGGTGACGTTTCTACCCGGTGCCACACCGGAACGGGTAGAGTCTCTTGTGACGGAGCCTTTAGAGGACGAACTGTTTGAACTAGAGGAGATTGATTCCCTGGAATCCACGTCTGGGACAGGGATTTCAATCATCTGGGTAGAACTGAAGGAATCGATTCGAGATGTGGATCCTGTCTGGTCAAAGGTGCGGAGCAAAATCGACGATGCGGTGCCAGTGTTGCCGCCGGAAGCCTCAGACCCGGAATATCGCGAGAGCCTCCCCACTGCCAGCGCTCTGATTGTGGGGTTGACCTGGGAACTGCCAGGAGAGCCCAATTACCTGATTTTGGGACGTCTGGCTGAGGGCTTAGAAGATACTCTGCGATCGCTCCCCGGTACGGACAAAGTCGAACGCTTCGGCAATCCAGACGAAGAAATCCGAGTTGAGATTGCGGCCAGTGAGCTAGCTCGGTTAGGGCTCACCGCTCAGGAACTCTCGCAACAAATTGCCGCCAGTGACGCTAAGGTTTCGGCGGGGCAACTGCAGGGCGATCGCAATGAGTTCTTGCTAGAGGTCAACAGTGCGCTGGATTCCCTAGAGCGGATCCGCGATATCCCCATTCAAATAGGGCAGGATGGTGCAACAATGCGCCTGGGCAATGTAGCCCAGATTAGTCAGGGCGTTCAGGAACCGGCGACCGACTTGGCCTATGTCAATGGATATCCGGCAGTTGTGGTCTCTGCCACGTCAGAAATTGACTACCGAGTCGATACCTGGGCTCAAGATGCCCATGCTGCTTTAGATGAGTTTGAAGCCAATCTTTCTGATGGCTTAGGGCTCCACACCGTGCTGGATCAGAGTCAATATGTGCAGCAACGGCTCAATGGTGTCATCGGCAATCTGATTTTTAGTTCCCTCTTAGTCATTAGCGTTTCATTACTCATGTTGGGGGGGAAGGCTGCTTTGCTGGTGGGGTCTGCCCTGCCCCTAACAACCCTCATGGTGTTTGGTTGGATGAAGGGATTAGGCGTTCCCCTCCATCAAATGTCAGTGACCGGCATCATCATTGCCCTAGGGTTGTTGATTGATAACGCGATCGTTGTCGTTGACGAGGTGCAGGGGCGCCTGAGGTCTGGACTTTCCCCGGCTGAAGCTGTCGGAACGACCGTTCACCATCTCTTCATTCCTCTACTGGCCTCTACGCTCACGACCGTCTTAGCGTTTGTGCCCATTGCGACTTCCCCTGGCGGTACTGGAGAATTTATCGGCACCATTGGCCTGACGGTGATTCTGGCGTTGATAAGCTCCCTATCGATCTCCCTCACTGTGACGGCGGCCTTAGTCGGGCGACTGCACTACTGGCAGCCACTCCGGTTGCAGGCAGACTGGTGGCTATACGGCATCTCAAACGCCACCTTAGCAACAGGTTACCGTTGGACACTCCGGCAGATTTTCCGGCGACCCTGGCTAGGTATTGGCTTGGCGCTGATTTTACCCGTGACTGGGTTTGCCGTTTTTGGCACCCTTGAGCAGCAGTTTTTCCCGCCGACCAATCGCGATCAGTTTCAGATTGAGGTGCAGCTGCCGAACCAGACTGCGATCGCCGAAACTGAATCTGTCATATTGGCCGCCCGCGATCGCATTCGCCAAAATCCCCGTGTAGAAGACGTCCAATGGTTTTTAGGCGAGAGCGCCCCGTCCTTTTTCTACAACGTTATCGGTGGTCAGGAGGATGCGCCTTACTATGCCCAAGGCATTGTGCAACTCAAGGGAACGGATGGCTTACGAGATATTCAAGCTCTGCAAACTGATCTGGATGCAGCTTTTCCCGAGGCTCAGACCTTGGTGAAACAGCTAGAGCAAGGTCCCCCCTTTGACGCGCCAATAGAACTGCGGATCTACGGCTCGGACATGGCGCAGCTACGAGAACTGGGTAACCAACTCCGCTATGAACTCTCTGAGATTGACGAGGTTACCCATACCAGCGCTAGCCTCACAGAAGCCCTCCCAAAGCTGGCTTTACAGGTCGATGAGGCCCAGGCTCGACGCACCGGGTTAGATAATCAGGCGATCGCCCAGCAGCTCCAGTCCACTCTGGATGGCTCAGTGGGGGGCTCCATTCTGGATGAGACGGAAACGATGCCGGTGCGGGTGCGGGTACCGGATGCCCAGCGGGGCGACTTGAATCAAGTGAGTTCTTTGGATTTGGTCACGCTTGGCAGTGGGGAGACGGTTCCCCTCACGGCCCTGGCCGAGGTGCGACTGGAACCGGAAATTGCGACGATCTCGCGCCGTAATGGGCAACGAATTAATACCGTGCAGGGCTTTTTGACCGCAGGCTCGCTGCCCGATACTGCCCTGACACAGTTTCAGCAGCAGTTAGCTGAGAAGGACTGGCAGCTGCCACCGGGCTATCGGTTGGAATATGGCGGTGAAGCCGATGCCCGTGGCGATGCGGTCGGTAACCTGCTCTCCACGGTGGGTGTTCTGGCCATTTTGATGACGGCGACACTGGTGCTGTCGTTTAATTCCTTTGGTCTGGCGGCACTGATTGGGTCTGTAGCGCTGCTAGCCGTGGGTCTGGCAGCTCTGGCCCTCAAAGTCTTTGGCTCCCTATTTGGCTTTACCGCTATTCTCGGGACGCTGGGGTTGATTGGCCTCGCTATCAATGATTCCATTGTGGTGCTGGCGGCGCTGCGAGAGAACCCTGACGCTTGCCAAGGGGATTCCCAGGCGACGGAGCAGGTGGTGATGAAAGCGACCCGCCATGTGATCGCTACGACCCTGACCACAATTACAGGATTTATTCCGCTCATGCTGGATCGCACTGGGTTCTGGCCGCCGCTGGCGATCGCGATCGCGGGAGGACTGGGGGGTGCAACGGTGTTAGCCCTTTACTACATTCCCGCTGCCCACATCTTGATTTCTCGTCGGGGGAAGGCGCGATCAACGCAACCGCCTCCCAATTTACCGATTTCCCCTAGTTCTGACCTGGCATCTCTTTCCAGCTAG